TTGTCGTTTCGCAGTTGATCCGTTCCCCGGGTGTTTATTTCGAAGCTCCTGCGGATCGCGCGACTGGACGCCTGCTTTCCATGGCTAAGCTGATCCCCGACCGCGGGGCATGGATGGAGTTCGAAACTCGCAAGTCGGATTATATTATCCTGAAATTCAACCGCAAAAGGACCGTTCCCATCACAGTGTTTTTGCGCGCTCTTGCCGCTGTCAACGATGGAACGAAGGATTCTTCGATCAAACATGGCACTGATGAAGAGATCCTGTCTTTGTTCAAGGATGTCGACAACAATCCCGACCGCCTGTTCATCACTTCCACCATTAAGCAGGAACCGGATTGGGATCTGGGTAATCACACCATCGCTGAGGCGGCATTGATTGAATTCTTCAAGAAAATGCGTCCGGGAGACCCTGCAACACTCGACAACGCCCGTCAATTTCTGGAAGAACAGCTTTTCGACCAGCGGCATTATGATTTGGAGCGCGTTGGACGCTATAAGTTGAATCAAAAACTCGACCTGAACATTCCAATCCCGCACCGTACCGTGACAAAGAATGACATCCTGCGTTTGATCCGCCGCATGATACAAATTAATAACGGCTCGGAACGGTCGGACGATATCGATCACCTCGGTAACCGTCGTGTGAAGACAGTGGGTGAATTGATCCAGAATAAACTGCGCATCGGTTTGCGCCGCATGGAACGCGTGATCAAGGAACGCATGTCCATTCGCGACCAGGAACAGTTGTCGCCTGTGACCCTCGTCAACATCCGTCCGGTGGTGGCGGCATTGCGCGAGTTTTTCGGTTCTTCCCAGTTGTCCCAATTCATGGATCAGACCAATCCTTTGGCTGAATTACGCCACAAAAGGACATTATCCGCGTTGGGTCCTGGTGGGTTGCGCCGTGAACGCGCCGGTTTCGATGTGCGTGATGTTCATCACTCCCATTACGGACGTATCTGCCCGATTGAAACGCCGGAAGGCCCGAATATCGGTTTGATCGGGCGTCTTGCCTCTTTTGCGCGCGTGAATGAATATGGTTTTATCGAAACACCGTATCGCAGGGTGTACAAATCCCTCCCCGCCGACAGCGATCTCCTGGACGGACGCACTCTTCGCGAAGATGTCTACGACCCGAAATCGGAGGAACTGCTTTTCAAGGCGGGAACCGAGATTGATTCCAAGGTGGCGAAACGGCTGTCCCGCCTGAACTCGGAAATTGCCATCGTTCCATTTGTATCCGACGATGTGGTTTACCTGTCCGCAGATGCTGAGGACAAATACACCATTGCCCAGGCAAATGCGGCGTTGACTGAAAAGAAGGAATTTTCGCGCGAACGAATTTCATGTCGATATCATTCCGGCTTCCTGTTTTCCACCGCCGAAAACCTGGACTTCATGGATGTTGCCCCGCATCAAGTCGTGGGCATCAGCGCGGCGTTGATTCCCTTCCTTGAACATGACGATGCCAACCGGGCGCTCATGGGATCGAACATGATGGCGCAGGCTGTGCCGCTGGTCCGACCGGAAATTCCGCTGGTTTCGACGGGTATGGAACGGCATGCTGCCCTGGACTCAGGCCAGGTCGTAGTGGCTGAGGCGGACGGGGAGGTTGTTTCCGTGACCGGATCGAGCATCACGGTCAAAGAAAAACGGACCGGTAATCGGGTCTATCCCCTCCGCAAGTATCAACGTTCCAATCAAAGCACGTGCATCGACCAGCGTCCTTCTGTTGTTAAGGGTCAGGTTATCAAAGCCGGTGACATTATCGCCGATTCGTCTTCGACCGATAATGGTCAACTTGCGTTGGGGCAAAATGTGGTCATCGCGTTCCTCTCGTGGGAGGGAGGCAATTTCGAAGATGCCATACTGCTTTCCGAACGTCTTGTTCAGGATGATCGTTTCACTTCCGTGCACATCGAAAAGTACGAGGTGGAGGCGCGCGACACTAAACTGGGACCCGAGGAAATCACCCGCGATATTCCCAATGTCGGTGACGATGCCATCAAAGACCTCGATGAAAACGGAATCATCCGCATCGGCGCCGAAGTCGGGCCGAACGATATTCTTGTCGGCAAGATCACACCGAAAGGCGAGAAGGAACTTACTCCTGAAGAACGTCTTTTGCGCGCCATCTTTGGTGAGAAATCCCGCGATGTGAAAGATACCTCTCTGCGGATGCCCCATGGTGAACGAGGCAAGGTCGTCGACGTAAAAGTATTTACCCGGGAAGAAAACTCTGACCTCGCCGCTGGCGTGGACCAGATGGTGCGTGTATCTGTCGCCCAGCGTCGCAAGATCACTGCGGGAGACAAGATGGCGGGTCGGCACGGAAACAAAGGTGTAGTTTCGAAGGTTGTACCTGTCGAAGATATGCCGTTTCTTGAAGACGGCACGCCTGTTGATATCATCCTAAATCCGCTTGGTGTGCCCGGGCGTATGAACATTGGACAGGTTCTCGAAGTCCATCTCGGATGGGCGGCGAAGCGTCTTGGTTATCGTGCCCTTACCCCCGTGTTCGATGGAGCGAGCGAAGAACAGATCGAAGCCGAACTTGCCCGTGCCTGGATCGTGGACCAAGCTTGGAAGGAGGCTGGTGTCCGCGCCTGGGAGTGGATCAAAGAGCAGGAATACGATCCAAATACAATCGAGGACGATGATGAAGTGCGCCGCCTCTACCTCGAAGATTGGCTGGATAAGCGCCGGTATGATGTCTACAGCCTGAACGACCCAACGTATGCGCATCGCGCCACCGCTCGTGAATGGCTGCGCGAGAAGGGCTACGACAACCCGGACGAGATTCTTCTCGAAGACCGCAAAGTTGCCATCCGCGACCCACAACTGGACGATATGGCGATCATAGCCTGCTTGCGGCTCTGGCTTGAAGTAAATGGCATCACACGCCGCGTTGCTGAAGACAAGGTTTACGAAACCGCGCAGGAGTTGGCTAAGGAACGGGGTATTCCACTTCCGATCCTCGGCAAACAAACATTGCGCGACGGAAAGACAGGCTTGCCTTACGACCAACCCGTGACGGTTGGTGTGATGACGATTTTAAAATTACACCATCTGGTGGAAGACAAAGTCCATGCGCGCTCCACCGGTCCTTACAGTCTGGTGACCCAGCAACCGCTCGGTGGTAAGGCTCAATTCGGCGGACAAAGATTCGGTGAGATGGAGGTCTGGGCGCTTGAAGCGTATGGGGCTGCTCATACTCTTCAGGAAATGCTTACCGTCAAATCCGACGACGTCCAGGGTCGTGTAAATACCTATGAAGCGATCGTCAAGGGCGAGCCGATCGAAGAGCCAAGCATCCCTGCGTCATTCCGCGTGCTGGTTAAAGAGTTGCAATCCCTCGGTCTTGCTGTTGAAGCCATCAATGAGAACGGCGATGTGGTCAAGTTTGGCAAGGACGAAGAAAAGACCCATCCGCCGAAACACGACACCGGATTGTTGAGCCTGGGCGAGGGGCAATCCAGAAAAAAGTAGTCATTTTCCATTGACGCGGCAAAAATGGCGTGATAAAATGCCCTGCCTTTGTCAAGGAAGAGGGTGCGGCTGTCTCTCCCGCCCCAAAAACAAACTGGCAGCTACAAATGAGGCCATCAGGGATCGTGTTGATGGTCTCATTTATTGCGAAAAAATAAAGATAAATCGTCGATTAGAAGAATTGGAATTCGGAGGCTGATCGTGCCGACAGTAAACCAGATGGTCCGCAAGGGCCGCAAAGACAAGAAATCGAAAAGCAAAGCGCCTGCCTTGCAGTTCACCTTGAACAGCTATAAGCAGCGTCGCTTCCGCCAGGATAAAGGCGCGCCCCAAAAGCGCGGTGTTTGCACCGTTGTGCGCACAATGACGCCGAAGAAGCCGAATTCAGCGCTTCGTAAGATCGCCCGTGTTCGCTTGAGCAACGGCATCGAAGTGACGGCTTACATTCCCGGCGAAGGACATCAATTGCAGGAACATTCGGTTGTTCTTGTCCGCGGCGGACGTGTAAAGGATCTGCCTGGCGTGCGTTATCACATCGTGCGCGGTACTCTCGACACGACCGGCGTTGCGAATCGGAAGCAAGCCCGCTCCAAATACGGCGCGAAGCGGCCCAAGTAATGAAGATGGAGTAATTCAGTCATGCGCAGAGCAAAACCCGAAAGAAGGGAAATCCTTCCCGATATCCGTTACAACAGCCTTAACCTGCAGATCGTGATTCAGCATGTTCTGAAACGCGGCAAGAAGAGCGTTGCCGCAGGGTTGGTGTACGACGCCATGGATTTAATTAAAGAGCGCACTGAAAAGAGTCCGATGGAAGTCTTCGATACGGCGCTTAAAAATGTGGGTCCCGCCATGGAAGTCCGCCCGAGACGCGTCGGCGGTGCGACATATCAGGTGCCAATGGAAGTTTCGGCAGACCGTCGCACAACATTGGCGATCCGCTGGATTCTCAGTTCGGCGCGCGAACGCTCGGGCAAGTCCTTTCCAGATAAACTGGCGTCGGAATTGATCGACGCCGCCAATGAAACCGGGGCTTCGATCCGCAAGCGCGACGAAACGCACAAGATGGCAGAAGCGAACCGCGCGTTCTCTCATTATCGAATTTAGTCTTGATTATTAATAACGATGAAGGAATAGGTAAAAGATAGTAATGGCGCGTGAATATCCGCTCGAACAATATAGGAATATTGGCATTATTGCCCACATTGACGCCGGTAAAACGACCACCACCGAGCGGATCATGTTCTATACCGGTTTAACTCACCGGATAGGCTCTGTCGATGAAGGCACCACCGTGACGGACTGGATGGTCCAGGAGCGGGAGCGTGGAATCACAATTGTTTCCGCCGCTGTCTCCGCCGAGTGGAAGGGATACCAGGTCAACATCATCGATACCCCGGGCCACATCGACTTTACCGCCGAAGTTCAACGTTCCCTCCGTGTATTGGATGGGGGCGTTGTTGTGTTTGATGCCGTCCAGGGAGTGGAACCGCAGTCCGAAACCGTCTGGCGCCAGGCGGATCGTTACGGCGTTCCGCGTATTTGTTTTGTCAATAAGATGGACCGTGTCGGCGCTTCCTACGAAAGAACCATCGAGACCATCATCGACCGTCTCGGCGCCAACCCCATACCGATGCAGGTCCCGATCGGTTTTGAGGCGTCCTTCAGGGGAGTCATTGACCTGCTTTCGATGCAGGCAATAATTTGGGAGGACGATCTCGGCAAGGAACCAAAAATCACCGAAGTCCCCGGGGACATGAAAGCGCAGGCAGAAGAAGCCCGCGCAAAAATGGTGGAAAAGATCGCGGAACTCGACGACGACCTCATCCATAAATTCCTCGAATCACAGGAAATCACCGTACCCGAACTCAAAGCTGCGTTGCGTAAGGGTGTCATTGCGAACAAGGCTACCCCTGTTTTCTGCGGTTCTTCATTGAAGAACAAGGGTGTTCAGGTAATGCTAGACGCAGTTGTGGATTACCTTCCCTCCCCGGCAGATAAACCCACCATTTCGGCTTCCGAACCTGGAAATCCCGAAAACACATTCGAGCTCCCGACTGTCGACGATGCTCCTCTGAGTGCGCTCGTCTTCAAGATAGTGACCGATCCCTATGTTGGGCGTCTTGCTTATATCCGTGTTTACTCCGGCGTCTTGAGCCAGGGACAAACCGTTCAGAACAGCACCAAGGGGAAGAAAGAACGCATCGGGCGCCTTTTGAGAATGCATGCCGACCGCCGCGAAGATATTACTGAAATCCGTGCAGGCGATATCGGCGCAGTGCTTGGTTTCAAAGAATCTTTCACGGGCGATACCCTTTGTGATAATAAGTCGCTCGTTTTGGAAAGCATCTCCTTCCCCGAACCCGTTATCTCCATCGCCATCGAGCCGAAGAGTTCGAGCGACCAGGAAAAGATGGGTGAAGCGCTTCGCAAGCTTGCTGAAGAGGATCCCACGTTCCGTGTCAATTCCGATGAAAACACCGGTCAGACTGTGATCCGCGGTATGGGCGAGTTGCATCTTGATATCATCGTTGACCGCCTCCTGCGCGAGTTCAAAGTTCAGGCGAACGTCGGTACCCCCCGCGTTGCTTATCGCGAATCGATCACCAAACCCGTCAAGGAAGTCAACTACAAATACGCGAAGCAAAGCGGCGGCAAAGGGCAATATGGTCATGTTGTCTTCTCTCTCGAGCCGGGTGAACGCGGGAGCGGCATTGTCTTCGAAAACAAGATCGTCGGCGGCGCGATTCCGAAGGAATTCATCAATCCGGTCGAAAAGGGTTTCCGCGAAGCTTGCGAGAGCGGCGTCCTTGCCGGTTACCCGGTTGTGGATGTGAAGATCACGCTTTTCGACGGTTCCTTCCACGAAGTCGACTCGAGCGAAATGGCGTTCAAACTTGCCGCCTCGATCGGTTTCAAGGAAGGCGCTAACAAGGCAAATCCCATTCTTCTCGAACCAATGATGAAGGTGGAGGTTGTTGTCCCCGAGGAATATCTCGGTGACGTGATGGGCCAGATCAATAGCCGCCGCGGTTTGATTCAAGGTATGGACGTCCGCCCCGGCAATGCGCAGGCGATCCGCGCCATGGTTCCATTGGGCGAAATGTTCGGGTATGCCACCCAGCTTCGTTCGGCCACCCAGGGACGCGGTGTCTTTAGCATGGAATTCGACCACTACGCGCCGGTCGCGCAGTCGGTTGCTGAAGAAATTTTGAAATCGTAACGGTTATTACCAAGGAGCATCATTATGGCGAAAGGAAAGTTTGACAGGAGCAAGCCGCATCTGAACGTAGGGACGATGGGGCACATCGACCACGGCAAGACGACGCTGACGGCTGCGATCACGAAAGTGGCGGGTTTCGCCGGGCAGGCGGAATTCAAAGCGTATGATCAGATCGACAATGCGCCGGAAGAGAAAGCGCGCGGGATCACGATCAACATTGCGCATGTCGAATACCAGACGGACAAGCGGCACTACGCCCACGTGGACATGCCGGGACACCGCGACTACATCAAGAACATGATCACGGGCGCGGCGCAGGTGGACGGCGCGATCCTGGTGGTGGCGGCTCCGGATGGACCAATGCCGCAGACCCGCGAACACGTGCTTTTGGCGCGCCAGGTGGAAGTGCCGAGTATTGTCGTGTTCCTGAACAAGGTCGACATGATGGACGACCCGGAGCTGCTCGAACTGGTCGAGTTGGAACTGCGCGAACTGCTCTCGAGCTACGGCTTCCCGGGCGACACGACCCCGATCGTGCGCGGCAGCGCCAAGAACGCGCTGGACAGCACCTCGACCGACCCGAACGCGCCGGAATATGCCTGCATCAAGGAGTTGCTGCGGGTGGTGGATGAATACATCCCGGAACCGAAGCGCGACAAGGACAAGCCGTTCATGATGGCGGTGGAGGACGTGTTCTCGATCAAGGGGCGCGGGACGGTGGTGACCGGACGGGTGGACCGCGGCGTCGCCAAGAAGGGCGACGCGATTGAGATCGTGGGTTTGCGCGAGACGAAGAGCAGTGTCATCACGGGCACCGAGATGTTCCACAAGGAGTTGGACGAAGTGGTGGCGGGCGACAACGCGGGCATCCTGCTGCGCGGCATCGAACGCACGGACGTGGAGCGCGGACAGGTGCTGGTGAAGCCGGGCTCGGTGACGCCGCACAAGAAGTTCCTGGCGGAGGTGTACGTGTTGAAGAAGGAAGAGGGCGGGCGTCACAAGGCATTCTTCTCTGGGTATCGACCGCAGTTCTACATTCGCACGATGGATGTGACGGGCGACATCAAGCTGCCGGACGGCGTGGAGATGGTGATGCCGGGCGACAACGTGAACCTGGAAGTGGAGTTGATCGTGCCGGTGGCGTTGGAGCAGGGCTCGAAGTTCGCCATCCGTGAAGGCGGTCTGACCGTCGGCGCCGGTGTCGTCACCAAGATCATCGCGTAAGGCGGAGAATCATGGCAAAACAGAAAATTCGCATCCGCCTCAAGGCTTATGATCATCGCGTTCTCGACCAATCCGCCAAGCGGATCGTCGAGACCGCGGAACGCACAGGCGCTCATGTGGTTGGTCCCGTGCCCTTGCCAAGCAAGAAGGAACGCTATACAATACGTCGCTCTTCCTTCATTGACAAGGACTCTCATGAGCACTTCGAGATCCGCACACACAATCGTTTGATCGATGTGCTGGACCCAGACTCGAAGACAATCGATATGCTGATGCGGTTGAATTTGCCCGCAGGCGTCGACATCGAAATCAAAATCTAGTCTGTCAATATTACGCGCCCAGCGCGTTTCATTGAGACGGCGCAAGAGTCGGTTTGCGCGCGGACAAAAGGTCCGCCTCGCAAGCCGTCTGACTGTGCCGCACGGAGATGATGTGGTTGTTGCCCCAACCGGCAGTCTCGTCAATATCTTGTAAAGGAGAAATTTGAGCATGTTGAAAGGGCTGATAGGTCGCAAGATTGGCATGAGCCAGATCTTCGATGAGCAAGGCGTCGCCTATGCGGTGACAATCATCGAAGCTGGCCCATGTTTCGTTACCCAGGTTCGCGCGCCGGAAAAAGAGGGTTATTCCGCCGTACAACTGGGCTTTGGCGAAACAAACCCCAAGCGCCTCACACAAGGCGAAGCCGGGCATTTGAAAGCCAATGAAATTCCCCCCCTGCGTTTCATCCGTGAATTTCGTGCAAAGGACCACGGCTTGAAAGTCGGCGATAAA
This portion of the Anaerolineales bacterium genome encodes:
- a CDS encoding DNA-directed RNA polymerase subunit beta, producing the protein MASLPQKSYARIPVSLDLPNLIEVQLDSFERLKKEGLGDLFHEISPIESYNKGMKLFFPSRGPESQQWGLKYWFGDPKHTIEECVERDLTYASPLYVSVLLAGTDVPEPIKQDIFLGDFPEMTDKGTFIVNGTERVVVSQLIRSPGVYFEAPADRATGRLLSMAKLIPDRGAWMEFETRKSDYIILKFNRKRTVPITVFLRALAAVNDGTKDSSIKHGTDEEILSLFKDVDNNPDRLFITSTIKQEPDWDLGNHTIAEAALIEFFKKMRPGDPATLDNARQFLEEQLFDQRHYDLERVGRYKLNQKLDLNIPIPHRTVTKNDILRLIRRMIQINNGSERSDDIDHLGNRRVKTVGELIQNKLRIGLRRMERVIKERMSIRDQEQLSPVTLVNIRPVVAALREFFGSSQLSQFMDQTNPLAELRHKRTLSALGPGGLRRERAGFDVRDVHHSHYGRICPIETPEGPNIGLIGRLASFARVNEYGFIETPYRRVYKSLPADSDLLDGRTLREDVYDPKSEELLFKAGTEIDSKVAKRLSRLNSEIAIVPFVSDDVVYLSADAEDKYTIAQANAALTEKKEFSRERISCRYHSGFLFSTAENLDFMDVAPHQVVGISAALIPFLEHDDANRALMGSNMMAQAVPLVRPEIPLVSTGMERHAALDSGQVVVAEADGEVVSVTGSSITVKEKRTGNRVYPLRKYQRSNQSTCIDQRPSVVKGQVIKAGDIIADSSSTDNGQLALGQNVVIAFLSWEGGNFEDAILLSERLVQDDRFTSVHIEKYEVEARDTKLGPEEITRDIPNVGDDAIKDLDENGIIRIGAEVGPNDILVGKITPKGEKELTPEERLLRAIFGEKSRDVKDTSLRMPHGERGKVVDVKVFTREENSDLAAGVDQMVRVSVAQRRKITAGDKMAGRHGNKGVVSKVVPVEDMPFLEDGTPVDIILNPLGVPGRMNIGQVLEVHLGWAAKRLGYRALTPVFDGASEEQIEAELARAWIVDQAWKEAGVRAWEWIKEQEYDPNTIEDDDEVRRLYLEDWLDKRRYDVYSLNDPTYAHRATAREWLREKGYDNPDEILLEDRKVAIRDPQLDDMAIIACLRLWLEVNGITRRVAEDKVYETAQELAKERGIPLPILGKQTLRDGKTGLPYDQPVTVGVMTILKLHHLVEDKVHARSTGPYSLVTQQPLGGKAQFGGQRFGEMEVWALEAYGAAHTLQEMLTVKSDDVQGRVNTYEAIVKGEPIEEPSIPASFRVLVKELQSLGLAVEAINENGDVVKFGKDEEKTHPPKHDTGLLSLGEGQSRKK
- the rpsJ gene encoding 30S ribosomal protein S10; protein product: MAKQKIRIRLKAYDHRVLDQSAKRIVETAERTGAHVVGPVPLPSKKERYTIRRSSFIDKDSHEHFEIRTHNRLIDVLDPDSKTIDMLMRLNLPAGVDIEIKI
- the tuf gene encoding elongation factor Tu; translation: MAKGKFDRSKPHLNVGTMGHIDHGKTTLTAAITKVAGFAGQAEFKAYDQIDNAPEEKARGITINIAHVEYQTDKRHYAHVDMPGHRDYIKNMITGAAQVDGAILVVAAPDGPMPQTREHVLLARQVEVPSIVVFLNKVDMMDDPELLELVELELRELLSSYGFPGDTTPIVRGSAKNALDSTSTDPNAPEYACIKELLRVVDEYIPEPKRDKDKPFMMAVEDVFSIKGRGTVVTGRVDRGVAKKGDAIEIVGLRETKSSVITGTEMFHKELDEVVAGDNAGILLRGIERTDVERGQVLVKPGSVTPHKKFLAEVYVLKKEEGGRHKAFFSGYRPQFYIRTMDVTGDIKLPDGVEMVMPGDNVNLEVELIVPVALEQGSKFAIREGGLTVGAGVVTKIIA
- the fusA gene encoding elongation factor G, producing MAREYPLEQYRNIGIIAHIDAGKTTTTERIMFYTGLTHRIGSVDEGTTVTDWMVQERERGITIVSAAVSAEWKGYQVNIIDTPGHIDFTAEVQRSLRVLDGGVVVFDAVQGVEPQSETVWRQADRYGVPRICFVNKMDRVGASYERTIETIIDRLGANPIPMQVPIGFEASFRGVIDLLSMQAIIWEDDLGKEPKITEVPGDMKAQAEEARAKMVEKIAELDDDLIHKFLESQEITVPELKAALRKGVIANKATPVFCGSSLKNKGVQVMLDAVVDYLPSPADKPTISASEPGNPENTFELPTVDDAPLSALVFKIVTDPYVGRLAYIRVYSGVLSQGQTVQNSTKGKKERIGRLLRMHADRREDITEIRAGDIGAVLGFKESFTGDTLCDNKSLVLESISFPEPVISIAIEPKSSSDQEKMGEALRKLAEEDPTFRVNSDENTGQTVIRGMGELHLDIIVDRLLREFKVQANVGTPRVAYRESITKPVKEVNYKYAKQSGGKGQYGHVVFSLEPGERGSGIVFENKIVGGAIPKEFINPVEKGFREACESGVLAGYPVVDVKITLFDGSFHEVDSSEMAFKLAASIGFKEGANKANPILLEPMMKVEVVVPEEYLGDVMGQINSRRGLIQGMDVRPGNAQAIRAMVPLGEMFGYATQLRSATQGRGVFSMEFDHYAPVAQSVAEEILKS
- the rpsG gene encoding 30S ribosomal protein S7; this encodes MRRAKPERREILPDIRYNSLNLQIVIQHVLKRGKKSVAAGLVYDAMDLIKERTEKSPMEVFDTALKNVGPAMEVRPRRVGGATYQVPMEVSADRRTTLAIRWILSSARERSGKSFPDKLASELIDAANETGASIRKRDETHKMAEANRAFSHYRI
- the rpsL gene encoding 30S ribosomal protein S12: MPTVNQMVRKGRKDKKSKSKAPALQFTLNSYKQRRFRQDKGAPQKRGVCTVVRTMTPKKPNSALRKIARVRLSNGIEVTAYIPGEGHQLQEHSVVLVRGGRVKDLPGVRYHIVRGTLDTTGVANRKQARSKYGAKRPK